One part of the Tunicatimonas pelagia genome encodes these proteins:
- a CDS encoding bifunctional UDP-N-acetylmuramoyl-tripeptide:D-alanyl-D-alanine ligase/alanine racemase, with protein sequence MTTFSQLETSTKGKVIQSPQPDRPIRYLLTDSRSGIQNEASLFFAIQGERHDGHRYVSELYERGVRQFVVEKSPKETLPEANVLLVPDSVGALQQIVAHHRQQFSISLVGITGSNGKTIVKEWLSQLLLTTERVVRNPKSYNSQIGVPLSVWGIDSSHTIGIFEAGISQAGEMEKLAKVLQPTIGIFTNVGPPHDKGFESRRQKVEEKSRLFDSANTIIYRTDYALVDEVLKEKYQDKKCCTWSTNASDRADYYVQWDKKQADTEIVVRNSTSQKSQTFLVPLRDEASLENITHALIFGIHHQYDLEKWRGTIRQLRPVSMRLEWKQGINHCYLVDDSYSNDFVSLQLALDFLKQQSPNKKFTVILSDILQSGESSPILYQKLADLLLQKGIERLIGIGSEMCQQQGKFQASVIETKFFLNTEEFLQDFSPDQFFQENILIKGARTFHFERIVRRLQQKIHSTVLEINLDAITHNLNQYRSKLEPSTKIMVMVKAFSYGGAAFEIANLLQFHQVDYLGVAYADEGVRLREHGIRTPILVLNPAPEAFETMLAYQLEPEIYSARLLNQYVAYLGEQAKHLPIHLMLDTGMHRLGFSSDEISQLINLLQQYNLKVGSVFSHLAAADEAQHDAFTQQQIQQFQLGYEQVADSLGYQPIRHILNSAGITRFPQYQFEMVRLGIGLYGVDSSGQQPQHLQTVGTLKTVISQIKPLKTGETVGYGRRGVADRNMTIATVAIGYADGLDRGFGNGNMKMLVNEQWAPTIGSVCMDMTMLDITGIDAQEGNEVIVFGTPQSVEALAQEIGTIPYEILTNIGERVKRVFYRES encoded by the coding sequence ATGACTACTTTCTCTCAACTTGAGACCAGCACAAAAGGAAAAGTAATCCAATCCCCTCAGCCAGATCGCCCAATTCGATATCTACTAACCGATAGTCGCAGTGGTATTCAGAATGAAGCTTCGCTGTTTTTTGCCATACAGGGTGAGCGGCACGATGGGCATCGGTATGTTAGCGAACTGTACGAGCGAGGAGTGCGGCAGTTTGTGGTGGAAAAGTCACCCAAAGAAACGCTTCCCGAAGCAAATGTACTGCTGGTACCTGATTCAGTAGGAGCTTTGCAGCAAATAGTGGCTCACCATCGGCAGCAGTTTTCTATTTCGCTGGTAGGAATTACCGGAAGTAACGGAAAAACGATTGTAAAGGAGTGGCTTAGTCAGTTACTGTTGACCACCGAGCGAGTTGTTCGAAATCCGAAGAGTTATAATTCGCAGATTGGCGTGCCATTATCAGTTTGGGGAATCGATAGTTCTCATACTATCGGGATATTTGAAGCGGGCATTTCTCAGGCAGGTGAAATGGAAAAATTAGCCAAGGTTCTCCAGCCCACCATCGGAATATTCACTAACGTTGGTCCCCCGCACGACAAAGGTTTTGAAAGCCGCAGACAGAAAGTTGAAGAGAAGTCGCGGCTTTTTGACTCAGCCAATACAATCATTTATCGCACAGACTACGCACTGGTTGATGAGGTTCTAAAGGAAAAATACCAAGACAAAAAATGCTGCACCTGGTCTACGAATGCTAGCGATCGTGCCGATTATTACGTTCAGTGGGATAAGAAGCAGGCTGATACTGAAATAGTAGTTAGGAATTCAACCAGCCAAAAATCTCAGACTTTTTTAGTACCCCTTCGAGATGAAGCTTCGCTAGAAAATATCACCCATGCGCTGATTTTTGGTATTCACCACCAGTACGATCTGGAAAAATGGCGGGGTACAATTCGGCAGTTGCGTCCGGTTTCAATGCGTCTGGAATGGAAGCAGGGTATCAACCACTGCTATCTGGTGGATGATAGTTACAGCAACGATTTCGTCAGTTTGCAGTTAGCTCTGGATTTTCTAAAGCAGCAGTCGCCCAACAAAAAGTTTACAGTGATACTATCGGATATTTTACAGAGTGGGGAAAGCTCACCCATTTTGTACCAAAAGCTGGCGGATTTACTGCTCCAAAAAGGAATTGAGCGGTTAATCGGTATTGGTTCGGAGATGTGTCAGCAACAGGGCAAGTTCCAGGCTTCGGTTATTGAAACGAAATTCTTTCTAAATACCGAGGAATTCCTACAGGATTTTTCCCCGGATCAATTCTTTCAGGAAAATATATTGATTAAAGGGGCTCGCACTTTTCACTTTGAGCGTATTGTTCGCCGATTGCAGCAAAAGATTCACAGTACCGTACTAGAGATCAACTTAGATGCCATTACGCATAATTTGAACCAATACAGAAGTAAGCTTGAACCGTCAACTAAAATTATGGTAATGGTGAAGGCTTTTTCTTACGGCGGAGCGGCCTTTGAGATTGCAAATTTGCTACAGTTTCATCAGGTGGATTATTTGGGAGTGGCTTACGCTGATGAAGGAGTTCGGCTGCGGGAACACGGTATTCGTACTCCAATCTTGGTGCTCAATCCGGCCCCCGAAGCTTTTGAGACGATGCTAGCCTACCAGCTTGAACCCGAAATTTACAGTGCTAGACTACTAAATCAATATGTGGCTTACCTTGGGGAACAAGCCAAGCACCTTCCAATCCATCTAATGTTAGATACCGGAATGCACCGTCTTGGTTTCTCTTCCGACGAAATTTCTCAGTTGATAAATCTGCTGCAACAGTATAACCTCAAAGTAGGTAGTGTATTCAGTCATTTGGCGGCAGCCGATGAAGCGCAACACGATGCGTTCACTCAGCAACAAATTCAACAGTTTCAGCTGGGGTATGAGCAAGTTGCGGATAGCTTGGGTTACCAACCGATACGTCATATCCTGAACTCTGCCGGAATTACTCGTTTTCCGCAGTACCAGTTTGAGATGGTTCGTTTAGGAATTGGTTTGTACGGGGTAGATTCATCGGGGCAACAGCCGCAGCACTTACAAACTGTAGGAACTCTAAAAACCGTAATTTCTCAAATCAAACCCCTGAAAACAGGCGAAACGGTAGGCTACGGACGACGAGGAGTGGCTGATCGGAATATGACTATCGCCACAGTAGCTATTGGTTACGCCGACGGTTTGGATCGAGGTTTTGGCAACGGAAATATGAAGATGCTAGTGAACGAGCAGTGGGCACCGACCATTGGTAGCGTTTGTATGGATATGACTATGCTGGATATTACCGGAATTGATGCTCAGGAAGGTAATGAAGTCATTGTTTTTGGTACACCTCAGTCAGTAGAAGCTCTCGCTCAAGAAATCGGTACGATTCCCTACGAAATTCTAACTAATATTGGCGAACGGGTAAAGCGCGTGTTTTATCGGGAGAGTTAA
- a CDS encoding DUF554 domain-containing protein yields MLPTGTIINTLAVIVGSTVGLLLQSRFPPKIREISFHGIGLCTLLIGMQMALKVQNILILIFSILIGGALGEGLKLHDRFIRLGESIKTRINVGNEKFTEGLITAFLLFCVGSLTIVGALEEGLNNDPSLIYTKSMLDGFSSMVLASTYGIGVLFAALPLLIFQSSITLSAEWLQPFLSEMVIDQMSATGGVIILGLGINLLEIKSLRITNMLPALLIVVLLTLSVSRLF; encoded by the coding sequence ATGCTACCCACTGGAACCATCATAAATACTTTAGCTGTGATTGTCGGAAGCACCGTCGGCTTACTCTTACAAAGTCGGTTTCCACCTAAAATCCGGGAGATTAGCTTTCACGGTATTGGCCTGTGTACGCTGCTGATTGGAATGCAGATGGCACTTAAGGTGCAGAATATTTTGATACTGATTTTTAGCATACTTATAGGCGGAGCGTTAGGGGAGGGGCTAAAGCTTCACGACCGCTTTATACGCCTTGGCGAAAGTATCAAAACTAGAATTAATGTAGGAAATGAAAAGTTTACCGAAGGACTAATTACCGCTTTTCTTTTGTTCTGCGTAGGCTCACTCACTATTGTAGGAGCCTTGGAAGAAGGTTTGAATAATGACCCTTCACTCATCTATACCAAGTCTATGCTCGATGGTTTCTCATCAATGGTATTAGCATCAACGTACGGCATAGGAGTGCTGTTTGCTGCATTACCACTATTAATTTTTCAGTCTTCCATTACGCTATCGGCCGAGTGGCTTCAGCCTTTTCTATCCGAGATGGTCATCGACCAAATGTCGGCTACCGGCGGAGTTATCATCTTAGGGTTAGGCATTAATTTGCTGGAGATTAAGTCGCTGCGTATTACCAATATGCTACCTGCGTTACTTATTGTCGTTTTACTCACGCTATCCGTCAGTAGGTTATTTTAA